A region from the Eptesicus fuscus isolate TK198812 chromosome 1, DD_ASM_mEF_20220401, whole genome shotgun sequence genome encodes:
- the PRR32 gene encoding proline-rich protein 32 codes for MACIENVPEEHASSPIAMAVDGSVKPRPDPNILLQCSSTMLKEEVESWGKPRMPLRPPFYVPPDLARGQLEGPGERRGSCIPVDISRALKHPYGSPPAAAKGSLATAEVNSSVGLAGCSQMGQDSINVSQKSPGRSPSLKIQGTRFSNEGAESGVNKAKFHLALQQGQGFFPPRGPLIKDPPPVPTIRSGIMMQVPPGNMKMVGNERMAQVAFPMGGPWYPMDNWPRPITVPPSVSRLGWFTSGPCFIPPVPPSSHPFLNLPMPFPPPPMCRPPLLPYFGNFPSSEMQPHPFLNRENKP; via the exons ATGGCTTGTATTGAGAATGT CCCTGAAGAACATGCTTCTTCACCCATAGCAATGGCTGTAGATGGCAGTGTGAAACCAAGACCAGATCCCAACATACTCCTCCAGTGTTCGAGTACCATGCTGAAGGAAGAGGTGGAATCCTGGGGCAAACCTCGTATGCCTTTGAGACCTCCCTTCTATGTGCCGCCAGATCTAGCAAGAGGGCAATTGGAGGGCCCCGGGGAGAGAAGAGGATCTTGCATTCCTGTCGACATTTCAAGAGCTCTCAAACACCCATACGGGTCACCACCTGCTGCTGCGAAAGGGTCCCTAGCAACAGCAGAAGTAAATAGTTCTGTGGGGTTGGCAGGCTGTAGCCAGATGGGACAAGATTCTATTAATGTGTCCCAAAAATCCCCTGGCCGCTCTCCCTCACTGAAGATACAGGGGACCAGGTTCAGCAATGAGGGTGCTGAGAGTGGTGTCAATAAGGCAAAGTTCCATTTGGCTTTGCAACAAGGTCAAGGGTTCTTTCCACCCAGGGGCCCACTGATAAAAGATCCCCCACCTGTCCCCACTATTAGATCAGGGATAATGATGCAGGTGCCTCCAGGAAATATGAAAATGGTTGGCAATGAAAGGATGGCTCAAGTTGCTTTCCCAATGGGAGGCCCATGGTACCCCATGGATAATTGGCCAAGACCCATCACCGTGCCTCCTAGTGTTTCACGTTTAGGTTGGTTCACTAGTGGTCCTTGCTTTATACCACCTGTACCTCCGAGTTCCCACCCATTTCTCAATTTACCTAtgccttttcctcctcccccaatGTGCCGCCCCCCACTGCTTCCCTATTTTGGCAATTTCCCTTCTAGTGAAATGCAACCTCATCCATTCTTAAACAGAGAGaacaaaccataa